One Vallitalea pronyensis genomic region harbors:
- a CDS encoding carbohydrate ABC transporter permease — MGTPKTIKKVLLTIMMLVFSGMILYPFIWMFASSFKPLAEVYEFPMKLISKNMSLNNLKEVLFEQTPSFMLYFKNTTITTVVSVVGTLFTSSMAGYAFAKMRFKGRNQLFLIYLITMMVPFQVLMVPQFILFKYVHIFNTLWALILPRVFSPLSTFLMRQFFVDIPNSIIEAGRIDGAKETTIFWKLVLPLAKPAMATIVILNFVWRWNEYEAPLIFLTDKKLYTLTVGLTNFIDEAGVAMDNLIIAGAMVALIPMLIIFLIGQKYMIEGLTAGSVKG, encoded by the coding sequence ATGGGTACACCGAAAACAATAAAAAAAGTTCTTCTAACCATCATGATGTTAGTCTTCTCAGGTATGATACTCTACCCCTTTATCTGGATGTTCGCTAGTTCTTTTAAGCCGTTAGCTGAAGTATACGAGTTTCCTATGAAGTTAATATCGAAAAACATGTCGTTAAACAATCTTAAAGAAGTACTTTTTGAACAGACACCATCATTTATGCTATATTTTAAGAACACCACAATAACCACCGTCGTATCAGTAGTAGGGACTCTTTTTACGTCATCTATGGCAGGTTATGCTTTTGCTAAGATGAGGTTCAAGGGAAGGAATCAGCTATTTTTAATCTATTTAATAACCATGATGGTACCTTTTCAAGTGCTGATGGTACCTCAATTCATCTTGTTTAAATATGTGCATATCTTCAATACTCTCTGGGCATTGATTCTGCCAAGGGTATTCTCGCCACTGAGTACATTTCTAATGCGGCAATTCTTTGTGGATATCCCTAACAGTATCATAGAAGCAGGACGTATTGATGGGGCAAAGGAAACAACAATCTTCTGGAAGCTTGTATTGCCTCTTGCTAAGCCAGCCATGGCAACCATTGTTATTTTAAACTTCGTATGGCGATGGAATGAATATGAAGCGCCACTTATTTTCTTAACAGATAAGAAGCTATATACCCTTACTGTTGGGCTAACAAACTTTATTGATGAAGCTGGAGTGGCAATGGATAACCTCATTATAGCAGGTGCTATGGTAGCGTTAATTCCCATGCTTATTATATTCCTTATTGGACAGAAATACATGATTGAAGGTCTCACAGCAGGTAGTGTTAAGGGATAA
- a CDS encoding FAD-dependent oxidoreductase: MRRNAMIKKEKSYDVVVVGGGMSGICAAIAAARHGAKVALIHNRPVLGGNASSEIRMHICGADTHGSRPHARETGILEEILLENRYRNPQYSYPVFDGVLWEKVYFQDGLDLYLNTHCHQVHVNNGHIQYIEAIQLTSETTFLMTANYFVDTTGDGTLAYDAGADYMMGREGSDVFNEPHAPHKTDPYTMGNTLLFTTKDMGHPVPFHKPFWANTYTEEDLAHRSHGATGYNYWWIELGGDKLHTIEDSETIRNELVKAVYGVWDHVKNGGNHDADNYVLDWVGFLPGKRESRRIVGDYVLTENDLASARAFEDAIGYGGWPMDMHVVGGLNTQLEPTECIYLPEVYTIPYGSIYAKDIDNLYIGGRVISASHMAFGSTRVMATCAIIGQAIGTSAALANKHHITPREASTYIKDIQQQLLRDDAYIPHITNEDDSDLARQATVTCSSEQLGYDANFVINGISRTVKENSNAWHSDGMSEDGEWIALDFTQAIHPTSVEIKFDSNLSKQIMLSAFHNGLGDQEKITVPIELVKDYTITCYQGTTSVYKKTIENNYQRLNKISIPPCQPIDRICIHVHGTHGCDNTHIYEIRVY, encoded by the coding sequence ATAAGGAGAAATGCTATGATTAAAAAAGAAAAATCATATGATGTTGTTGTCGTCGGAGGAGGTATGTCTGGTATTTGTGCTGCCATAGCTGCTGCAAGACATGGTGCAAAGGTCGCTCTCATCCATAATCGCCCAGTTTTAGGTGGCAATGCTAGCTCAGAAATACGTATGCATATCTGTGGAGCAGATACCCATGGCAGCCGTCCTCATGCTAGAGAAACGGGTATTCTAGAAGAAATACTTTTAGAAAACAGATACCGTAATCCTCAGTATTCTTACCCAGTCTTTGATGGCGTACTGTGGGAGAAAGTTTATTTTCAAGATGGCTTAGACCTCTATCTCAATACACACTGTCATCAAGTTCATGTTAACAACGGGCATATTCAGTACATTGAAGCCATCCAACTAACATCTGAAACAACCTTCTTAATGACAGCAAATTATTTTGTGGATACAACGGGGGATGGTACTCTAGCTTATGATGCAGGTGCCGACTATATGATGGGCCGTGAAGGAAGTGATGTCTTCAATGAACCTCATGCCCCCCATAAAACGGACCCCTATACCATGGGTAACACGTTGCTTTTTACAACAAAAGATATGGGGCATCCGGTACCCTTTCATAAACCATTTTGGGCAAATACCTACACAGAAGAAGATCTTGCTCATCGCAGCCATGGTGCTACCGGCTACAACTACTGGTGGATTGAGCTAGGTGGCGACAAGCTTCATACCATTGAGGATAGTGAAACTATCCGCAACGAACTGGTAAAAGCTGTTTACGGTGTATGGGATCATGTGAAAAATGGTGGCAATCATGACGCAGACAACTATGTCCTTGATTGGGTAGGTTTCCTGCCAGGTAAACGGGAAAGTCGACGTATTGTTGGTGATTATGTGCTGACTGAAAATGACTTGGCATCTGCAAGAGCCTTTGAGGATGCTATTGGTTATGGGGGCTGGCCAATGGATATGCATGTGGTGGGTGGTCTTAATACCCAGCTAGAGCCTACGGAATGCATCTATCTACCAGAAGTCTATACCATTCCTTATGGGTCTATCTATGCTAAAGATATCGATAATCTGTATATTGGCGGTCGTGTGATCAGTGCTTCACATATGGCCTTTGGTTCCACAAGAGTCATGGCAACATGTGCCATCATAGGGCAAGCCATTGGTACCAGTGCGGCACTGGCTAATAAGCACCACATAACACCTAGGGAAGCCAGCACCTATATAAAAGACATACAACAACAATTACTCCGTGATGACGCCTATATCCCTCACATTACAAATGAAGATGACAGTGACCTTGCACGACAAGCAACCGTAACTTGTTCATCTGAACAATTAGGTTATGACGCAAACTTTGTCATCAATGGCATATCACGTACTGTGAAAGAAAATAGTAACGCATGGCATTCTGATGGTATGTCAGAAGATGGTGAATGGATAGCCTTGGATTTCACTCAAGCCATTCATCCCACATCTGTTGAAATAAAGTTTGATTCAAACCTTTCCAAACAGATTATGCTATCTGCCTTCCACAATGGTCTTGGTGATCAGGAAAAGATCACAGTACCTATTGAATTGGTGAAGGATTATACCATAACATGTTACCAAGGAACAACTTCTGTATACAAAAAGACCATAGAAAATAATTATCAGCGACTGAATAAAATTTCTATCCCACCATGTCAACCCATTGACCGTATATGCATTCACGTGCATGGCACCCATGGCTGTGACAATACCCATATATATGAAATAAGGGTTTACTAA
- a CDS encoding helix-turn-helix domain-containing protein has translation MTADEKQHVYEGLKTYLDTLVMDYGLHLVIKDFVGFLEQDMALYRALQDYIIHKTSYCMAIKENHRLWKYCLYTKALLHKTLMKNPKPFIGQCYGGIMEYVLPIIHKKQVIGAITVGFGRLENKLLEDILRGLKRYTQIDIAMLQDYYKESTEMVGISSEGLYQRLGILAEYISLTYEPVHGSKKKGIVVSKGQETYTMSHAIAYIQKHYKEDIKLKQLAKYCHCSNSYISHHFKKYTGVTLKTYVNILRVEEAKMLLEDEQIAITHMAYELGYKDSNYFSKVFKDITGISPANYRLNKTKNVPK, from the coding sequence ATGACAGCTGACGAAAAGCAACATGTATATGAGGGGCTCAAAACTTATTTAGATACATTAGTAATGGATTATGGGTTACATTTGGTTATTAAAGATTTTGTAGGATTCTTAGAACAAGACATGGCATTATACCGTGCATTACAAGATTATATTATCCATAAAACCAGTTATTGCATGGCCATAAAAGAGAACCATCGGTTGTGGAAGTATTGTTTATATACGAAAGCATTATTGCATAAGACATTAATGAAGAACCCTAAGCCTTTTATAGGGCAATGTTATGGTGGGATTATGGAATATGTGTTGCCAATTATCCATAAAAAACAAGTGATAGGGGCCATTACAGTAGGTTTTGGACGCCTAGAGAACAAGTTACTAGAAGATATATTAAGGGGACTAAAGAGATATACTCAGATAGATATAGCCATGTTGCAGGATTATTATAAAGAAAGTACAGAAATGGTAGGCATATCGTCTGAGGGATTATATCAACGTTTAGGCATCTTAGCAGAATATATTAGTCTTACTTATGAACCGGTCCACGGGTCAAAGAAAAAAGGCATTGTGGTATCGAAGGGCCAAGAGACCTACACCATGTCTCATGCGATCGCCTACATTCAAAAGCATTATAAAGAAGATATTAAACTTAAACAGTTAGCCAAGTACTGTCACTGTTCCAATTCCTATATCAGTCATCATTTTAAAAAATACACAGGTGTTACGTTAAAAACATATGTCAATATATTACGAGTGGAAGAAGCAAAGATGTTACTGGAAGATGAGCAGATAGCCATTACCCATATGGCTTATGAATTAGGGTATAAAGACAGTAATTATTTTTCCAAGGTATTCAAGGATATAACAGGCATATCCCCAGCAAATTACCGATTGAATAAGACGAAAAACGTTCCGAAATAA
- the tadA gene encoding tRNA adenosine(34) deaminase TadA, producing the protein MENKDCHYMGIALEEAKKAFDMNEVPIGAVIVRDDAIIAKAFNRRNTDKNTLAHAEMMAIDQASKVVGDWRLDDCTMYITLEPCPMCAGAIVQARIPRVVIGANNKKAGCAGSIINLLEEERFNHQVDVTRFVFEQESSDLLKDFFKKLRTLPRK; encoded by the coding sequence ATGGAAAACAAGGACTGTCATTACATGGGCATTGCTCTGGAAGAAGCAAAAAAGGCTTTTGATATGAATGAAGTACCCATTGGTGCTGTTATCGTTAGAGATGATGCCATTATTGCAAAGGCATTTAATAGAAGAAACACGGATAAGAATACATTGGCACATGCAGAAATGATGGCCATTGATCAAGCATCCAAAGTGGTAGGTGATTGGCGTTTAGATGATTGTACTATGTACATCACGTTAGAACCTTGCCCTATGTGTGCAGGAGCTATTGTTCAGGCACGTATTCCAAGGGTTGTTATTGGGGCTAATAATAAAAAAGCGGGTTGTGCAGGTTCTATTATCAATTTATTGGAGGAAGAGCGCTTTAATCATCAAGTGGATGTGACTCGATTTGTTTTCGAGCAAGAGAGCAGTGATCTTTTGAAAGATTTTTTTAAAAAATTGAGAACTTTACCACGAAAATAG
- a CDS encoding DivIVA domain-containing protein, with protein sequence MATSFTMIKKGYDPKEVQEYISLLEKELAEYKSKEQFISQALVEAQVSAKNVIQQAKEQAQQIEKDAIEKLQSVREKIHESKDKLFQFEEDYASFIKRFAASFSEEELNKLLNSLDSIYATLEVTSGEMEDDDSLDSAI encoded by the coding sequence ATGGCAACATCATTTACCATGATAAAAAAAGGCTACGACCCAAAAGAAGTACAAGAATATATCAGTCTATTAGAAAAAGAATTAGCTGAATATAAGAGTAAAGAACAGTTCATTTCACAAGCTTTGGTAGAAGCACAAGTTTCAGCTAAGAATGTCATACAACAAGCAAAAGAGCAGGCACAGCAGATTGAGAAAGATGCGATTGAGAAACTTCAAAGCGTACGTGAAAAAATCCATGAATCAAAAGACAAACTGTTCCAATTTGAAGAGGACTATGCATCCTTTATTAAGCGATTCGCTGCTTCATTTAGTGAAGAGGAATTAAATAAATTATTAAATAGTCTTGATAGTATTTATGCAACTTTGGAAGTAACCAGTGGAGAAATGGAAGATGACGATTCATTAGATTCTGCCATATAG
- a CDS encoding anaerobic ribonucleoside-triphosphate reductase activating protein — translation MIIKGFTKTTLLDYPGHIASTVFTGGCNFNCPFCHNKDLVMDYKDMETLPTEKVLSHIYKRRNMVKSICISGGEPTLQKNLIHFLEEVKGYGVLVKLDTNGTHPEVIQEAYEKGLIDYVAMDIKNAKSKYPITCDQQVDMKQIQTSIDYIKCCGVDYEFRTTVVKELHTHEDMIQIGQWLAGSGRYFLQSYIKSDKQIGRGLHPHSVDTLKDFRVALEPYFKTVTIRGVDADD, via the coding sequence ATGATCATAAAAGGATTTACGAAGACAACTTTATTAGATTATCCAGGTCATATTGCATCCACTGTTTTTACTGGTGGGTGTAATTTTAATTGTCCTTTTTGCCATAATAAGGATTTAGTTATGGATTATAAGGATATGGAGACCTTGCCAACCGAGAAGGTACTTAGCCACATTTATAAAAGAAGAAACATGGTAAAAAGTATCTGCATTAGCGGAGGGGAACCCACACTGCAAAAAAACTTAATACATTTCTTAGAAGAAGTTAAAGGGTATGGCGTTCTTGTAAAATTAGATACCAATGGTACACATCCAGAGGTTATTCAAGAGGCTTATGAGAAGGGGCTCATTGACTATGTTGCAATGGACATTAAAAATGCAAAAAGCAAGTACCCTATAACATGTGATCAACAGGTGGATATGAAACAGATTCAGACATCCATTGATTATATTAAGTGTTGTGGTGTAGATTATGAATTTAGGACAACCGTTGTGAAAGAACTTCATACTCATGAAGACATGATTCAAATAGGACAATGGTTAGCAGGCAGTGGTAGGTATTTTTTGCAATCTTATATTAAAAGTGATAAACAAATTGGAAGGGGGTTACATCCACATAGCGTTGATACATTAAAAGATTTTCGTGTTGCACTAGAACCTTATTTTAAAACCGTCACCATTCGGGGAGTTGATGCGGATGATTAG
- a CDS encoding AraC family transcriptional regulator, producing MISQAGYASYGTEPSGYEDLEEYLLVNCCGNDKFHHKNFWQRRKNGRKDYYLIYVNSGQLLCSINGISYRVKEGHMILIPPHQPHEIYYTDKVYHEVYWVHFTGYGVPPLLEKLQLLDNVYYVGKHPLIEDLFSQMIRDLQMRRTAYDDVCSGYLIQLISSFSRWVREGVSLNFESEVYRVMIYLHEHYNKSHTTEALASRCNLSPYYFIHKFKKICGQSPQKYLTCIRIEKAKKMLVESDVQISDIAYVIGYKNPLYFSKTFKRYTGKTPSEYRREMSD from the coding sequence ATGATTAGTCAAGCAGGATATGCATCTTATGGTACAGAGCCATCAGGCTATGAAGACCTAGAAGAATATCTCTTAGTTAATTGTTGCGGAAATGATAAATTTCACCATAAGAATTTTTGGCAAAGGCGAAAAAACGGTAGGAAAGATTATTACTTAATATATGTCAATAGTGGACAGCTTTTATGTTCAATTAATGGCATTAGCTATCGTGTAAAAGAAGGGCATATGATTCTCATACCACCCCACCAACCCCATGAAATATATTATACCGATAAAGTATATCATGAGGTTTATTGGGTACATTTTACCGGGTATGGTGTTCCTCCATTACTTGAAAAACTTCAATTATTGGATAACGTATACTATGTGGGTAAGCACCCTCTTATTGAAGACTTATTTTCACAGATGATTAGAGACCTACAGATGCGTCGGACAGCATATGATGATGTATGCAGCGGTTATCTTATTCAACTCATATCATCTTTTTCAAGATGGGTAAGGGAAGGGGTTAGCCTAAATTTTGAGTCAGAAGTGTATCGAGTCATGATTTACTTACATGAGCATTATAATAAAAGTCATACAACAGAAGCATTAGCAAGTCGTTGCAATCTATCACCGTATTATTTCATACACAAATTCAAAAAAATATGTGGACAGTCGCCACAGAAATACCTTACTTGTATCCGAATTGAAAAAGCCAAGAAGATGCTTGTGGAATCTGATGTACAGATTTCCGATATAGCTTATGTCATTGGCTATAAGAATCCACTATATTTTAGCAAAACCTTCAAACGGTATACAGGTAAAACACCTTCTGAATATAGAAGAGAGATGAGCGATTAA
- a CDS encoding DUF4091 domain-containing protein: MELTYRLEDESYKYVYGSYMVPNKKQSPPFPKQYCCKNDWAVAQLILRADVAMQVNVSGEACFYPKGALDEIRVAVDVPGIDPSQIKVQLVGLIKDDDHQYKSDLLMDEGNIFVEAEKEQAIWIQINVGEDIKPATYNASIKLYHKNLFEDETLMGETSFELDVLDMVLDDPKDYTFHLDLWQHNSNIARKYQVPLWSDAHFAIIENYVKSLAELGQKAVTLVVSEVPWSGQDSMYDKINPSNFYEYSMVQLTLEESGNWVYDFSVLDRYLDLCAVYGIDKEIEVFGLINIWLAEDAGFGKVIEDASDAIRLRYYDAAQGTYRYMRKKADLAAYVKALEGFFRKKGVLERVRLLADEPSDLDVFIDKINEMKALAPGFHYKVAINHIEFMGKNIPHVVDYCPSLTCACDKYDELVDVQKNVNGSVTYYVCCVQAYPNTFLRSPAIESRIIPWIAWVLGLDGFLRWNYTVWPDNPINHLSVHYPNWPAGDTNFVYPGKNGSPMLTIRYMNLKRGIRDYEIIRQYVHQYNAQEEVKNLLKKVFYWEHTADMNHKQPKDLYAFDQQAYNNIIHHMLTKLSADS; encoded by the coding sequence ATGGAATTAACTTATCGGTTAGAAGATGAAAGTTACAAATACGTATATGGCAGTTATATGGTACCTAATAAAAAACAGTCTCCCCCCTTCCCCAAACAGTACTGTTGTAAAAACGACTGGGCTGTGGCCCAATTAATTTTACGAGCAGATGTAGCCATGCAAGTCAATGTCAGCGGCGAGGCTTGCTTTTATCCCAAAGGTGCTCTTGATGAAATACGTGTTGCTGTGGATGTACCCGGTATTGACCCATCCCAGATAAAAGTTCAATTGGTTGGACTTATAAAAGACGATGATCACCAATACAAGTCTGATTTACTCATGGATGAAGGCAACATATTTGTTGAAGCAGAAAAAGAACAAGCCATTTGGATTCAAATAAATGTAGGGGAAGATATAAAACCGGCTACTTACAACGCTTCCATTAAACTGTACCATAAAAACCTATTTGAAGATGAGACCTTAATGGGTGAGACATCCTTTGAACTAGACGTATTAGATATGGTACTTGATGATCCTAAGGATTATACGTTCCACTTGGACCTATGGCAGCACAACAGCAATATCGCTCGTAAATACCAAGTACCTCTTTGGAGTGACGCCCACTTTGCGATTATAGAAAACTATGTGAAGTCATTGGCCGAACTTGGTCAAAAAGCCGTTACCCTTGTTGTTTCCGAAGTCCCTTGGTCCGGTCAAGACTCCATGTACGATAAAATCAATCCATCCAATTTCTATGAATACAGCATGGTGCAACTTACACTTGAAGAGTCTGGTAACTGGGTTTATGACTTTAGTGTTTTAGATCGATATCTTGACCTATGCGCTGTTTATGGTATTGACAAAGAAATTGAAGTTTTTGGGCTAATCAATATCTGGTTAGCTGAAGATGCGGGCTTTGGTAAAGTCATAGAAGATGCTTCGGATGCCATTCGGCTACGTTATTACGATGCTGCACAAGGCACCTATCGGTACATGCGGAAAAAGGCTGATTTAGCAGCTTATGTTAAAGCTCTAGAAGGCTTCTTTAGAAAGAAAGGTGTCCTTGAGCGGGTAAGACTTCTAGCTGATGAACCATCTGATCTTGACGTTTTTATAGATAAAATCAACGAAATGAAAGCACTAGCCCCTGGATTCCATTATAAGGTTGCTATTAATCATATAGAATTTATGGGGAAAAACATTCCTCATGTGGTGGATTACTGTCCTTCCTTAACATGTGCCTGCGATAAATATGATGAACTGGTGGATGTACAAAAAAATGTTAATGGTTCAGTCACCTATTACGTCTGCTGCGTACAAGCCTATCCCAACACATTCCTTCGTTCGCCAGCCATTGAATCTAGAATTATACCTTGGATAGCATGGGTGCTGGGGCTGGATGGTTTCTTGCGGTGGAATTATACTGTATGGCCAGATAACCCAATCAATCACTTATCGGTCCATTATCCCAATTGGCCAGCAGGGGATACTAATTTTGTTTACCCTGGAAAAAATGGTTCCCCCATGTTAACCATACGGTATATGAACCTTAAGCGTGGGATAAGGGATTATGAAATTATTCGTCAATACGTGCATCAATACAATGCTCAAGAAGAAGTCAAAAACCTATTAAAAAAAGTTTTCTATTGGGAACATACAGCGGATATGAACCATAAGCAGCCAAAAGACCTCTATGCCTTTGACCAACAAGCATACAATAACATCATTCACCATATGCTCACCAAACTCAGTGCTGACTCTTAA
- the dnaX gene encoding DNA polymerase III subunit gamma/tau, producing the protein MGYTALYRKWRPKAFEGVMGQEHIVQTIKNQIKADKIAHAYLFCGTRGTGKTTMSKLFGKAVNCLSPVDGSPCNTCAVCEIINENRSMNIIEIDAASNNGVDNIREIREEVKYTPTEGKYKVYIIDEVHMLSTGAFNALLKTLEEPPSHVIFILATTEPHKIPATILSRCQRYDFKRIGISTIAETLTYYMQEEQITIEDKAIRYIAKVADGSMRDALSILDQCIAFYLGQAITLDKVLDILGAVDTQIFIDLMDAIGQKDAKTCMEFIQQMVRQGRDINQFIMDLIGHLRNILVLKSVTDGSQILDMSKENMAAIKEQADHVSEESIIYYIKIFSELEAKIKYASNKRILLEVELMKLCQPSMDNSAMGLLERIKDLEEKLEKGVQVIQTQHQVAHKEPEKKTVPNIKPLSKAVPEDIKEAIKRWENLVEQFSGIGKALMRDAKPTFVEDGWLYIVCKDDVGKKYLSQEEVMDKINTALETMGNKQFDLKIIDSEEYKMLSGEGSSTHTDQVQNNYEGITSKVNLDVEIL; encoded by the coding sequence ATGGGATATACAGCCCTATATCGAAAATGGCGTCCAAAAGCCTTTGAGGGTGTCATGGGACAAGAACATATCGTTCAAACAATAAAAAATCAGATTAAGGCAGATAAAATCGCCCATGCCTATTTGTTCTGCGGTACACGAGGAACAGGTAAAACAACCATGTCCAAGCTATTTGGTAAAGCAGTTAACTGCTTATCTCCTGTGGATGGGAGTCCCTGTAATACGTGTGCTGTATGTGAGATTATTAACGAAAACAGAAGCATGAATATTATTGAGATAGATGCTGCCTCTAATAATGGCGTAGACAATATTCGAGAAATTAGAGAAGAAGTCAAGTACACACCCACAGAGGGTAAGTACAAAGTATATATTATTGACGAGGTTCATATGCTTTCTACTGGTGCATTTAATGCTTTGCTTAAGACCTTGGAAGAGCCGCCTAGTCACGTTATTTTCATCTTAGCTACAACAGAACCTCATAAAATTCCAGCGACTATTTTATCCCGTTGTCAGCGCTATGATTTCAAACGGATCGGCATCAGTACCATCGCAGAGACCTTGACATACTATATGCAGGAAGAGCAGATTACCATAGAAGATAAAGCCATTCGCTATATTGCTAAAGTGGCAGATGGTTCCATGCGTGATGCCCTTAGTATATTGGATCAGTGCATTGCCTTTTATCTGGGACAGGCCATTACCCTTGATAAAGTTCTGGATATTCTGGGGGCAGTGGACACACAGATTTTTATCGACCTGATGGATGCCATTGGTCAGAAAGATGCTAAGACATGTATGGAATTTATTCAGCAAATGGTTAGGCAAGGTCGGGATATCAATCAATTTATCATGGATTTAATTGGTCATTTGCGCAATATATTGGTCTTGAAATCCGTTACAGATGGTTCACAGATACTGGATATGTCCAAAGAAAACATGGCAGCCATTAAAGAACAAGCCGATCATGTATCGGAAGAATCCATTATCTATTATATTAAGATTTTTTCCGAGTTAGAGGCAAAAATTAAATATGCTTCTAACAAACGGATTTTGTTGGAAGTAGAGCTGATGAAACTCTGTCAGCCATCCATGGACAATTCGGCTATGGGCTTGCTGGAGCGTATTAAAGATCTAGAAGAAAAACTAGAAAAAGGTGTCCAGGTTATTCAAACACAACATCAAGTAGCCCATAAGGAGCCAGAAAAAAAAACGGTGCCTAACATAAAACCTTTGTCAAAAGCTGTTCCAGAAGATATCAAAGAAGCCATTAAACGCTGGGAGAATCTGGTGGAGCAATTTAGTGGTATTGGCAAAGCGCTGATGCGTGATGCTAAACCTACTTTTGTGGAAGATGGCTGGTTGTATATTGTTTGTAAAGATGATGTAGGTAAAAAGTACCTGTCCCAAGAGGAAGTCATGGATAAGATAAACACAGCATTAGAAACCATGGGAAATAAACAATTTGATCTTAAAATCATCGATTCAGAAGAATACAAGATGTTAAGTGGTGAAGGGTCATCCACCCATACAGATCAGGTACAGAATAATTATGAAGGTATCACATCAAAGGTTAATCTGGATGTTGAGATTTTATAG
- the cobT gene encoding nicotinate-nucleotide--dimethylbenzimidazole phosphoribosyltransferase — MIDLKHILASIHKLDEKALEDAQIKVNSLAKPLGSLGRLEDMAIQIAGITGKQHNVINKKCTVVMAADNGIVEEGVSSTPQNVTAIQTINMLNGLTGISVLSQQAGAEIRVIDMGIKGALEHPKLIHKKIMHGTHNFAKGPAMDREQAVQAIHIGIETVKTLVDEGYNLLGTGEMGIGNTSTSSAILMVLTGCSEDIAVGKGGGLTDEALENKKRVIRQAVDFHQPNPKDPLDILAKVGGLDIAGLVGCFIGAAYYRVPIVIDGFISSAAALLASHMNPLVKAYMIPSHYSLEPGYKCGMDALGLEPILHMNMRLGEGTGCPLAFHIIESALSMMNNMVTFESAKIDTDYLVDIR, encoded by the coding sequence GTGATTGATTTAAAGCATATCTTAGCATCCATTCATAAGCTGGATGAAAAAGCACTAGAAGATGCACAGATTAAGGTGAATAGCTTAGCAAAGCCCCTTGGAAGTTTAGGCAGACTTGAAGACATGGCTATCCAGATTGCAGGAATTACAGGTAAACAGCATAATGTCATTAACAAAAAATGTACCGTAGTTATGGCAGCGGACAATGGTATAGTTGAAGAAGGGGTTAGTTCCACCCCTCAGAATGTAACAGCCATTCAAACCATTAACATGTTAAATGGTTTAACGGGTATCAGTGTACTCAGTCAACAGGCAGGCGCAGAAATCAGAGTCATTGATATGGGTATAAAAGGTGCTCTGGAACATCCCAAGCTTATCCATAAAAAAATAATGCATGGCACCCATAATTTTGCAAAAGGTCCTGCCATGGATAGAGAACAAGCCGTTCAGGCCATACATATTGGTATAGAAACAGTCAAAACATTAGTGGATGAAGGGTATAACCTGTTAGGTACAGGAGAAATGGGAATAGGTAATACCAGTACCAGTAGTGCTATACTGATGGTGCTAACAGGATGTAGTGAGGATATAGCTGTAGGCAAGGGCGGCGGCTTAACGGACGAAGCATTGGAGAATAAAAAAAGAGTCATTCGTCAAGCAGTTGATTTTCATCAACCCAACCCGAAGGATCCTTTGGACATATTAGCGAAAGTCGGTGGTTTAGATATTGCTGGTCTTGTAGGTTGTTTTATTGGGGCGGCTTATTATAGAGTGCCTATTGTTATCGATGGTTTTATATCATCTGCAGCGGCATTACTTGCTAGTCACATGAATCCTCTGGTAAAGGCTTATATGATTCCGTCTCATTATTCTTTAGAGCCTGGGTACAAATGCGGTATGGATGCTTTAGGATTAGAACCCATTTTACATATGAACATGCGCTTAGGCGAGGGGACAGGTTGTCCATTAGCCTTTCATATCATAGAATCAGCTCTTTCTATGATGAATAATATGGTTACATTTGAATCAGCAAAGATTGATACGGATTACTTGGTAGACATTCGGTGA